The following are encoded together in the Onychostoma macrolepis isolate SWU-2019 chromosome 03, ASM1243209v1, whole genome shotgun sequence genome:
- the LOC131536962 gene encoding mucin-7-like has translation MPNIFDALGHSQRFLRAAFNPTIHSSQLRVQSHSCASRVTAARPESQQRVTAARPESRHVRADTLRSSRSQALLWVPDPSWWAPALSTPPWWSSAPPVPSAPLWWSTIWLWWSSALPWGAPALSVLPLWSAVWLWWSSTPPWRSSVPSSLPWWAPVPSAPPWWAPGLSAPPRFPAVPALPRSQTIPLPHGPGPPSLPLFRLRSTSLLDYRLCGESGSRSLGVGSVTNPVCTSIHPPPEVTRSPHGLHTIHNTGLHFPSSNIDHSCHQSLIALITHTPDPTHTLITHLI, from the exons ATGCCCAACATTTTTGACGCTCTCGGCCACTCTCAACGCTTTCTCCGCGCCGCTTTCAATCCCACAATACACAGC TCACAGCTGcgcgtccagagtcacagctgcgcgtccagagtcacagctgcgcgtccagagtcacagcagcgcgtcacagctgctcgtccagagtcacgtcacgtccgggctgacacactcagatcatcaag gtcccaggctctgctgtgggttcctgatccgtcgtggtgggctcctgctctatctactccaccgtggtggtcttctgctccacctgttccatctgctccgctgtggtggtccactatctggctctggtggtcttctgcgctGCCTTGgggggctcctgctctatctgtgCTGCCGTtgtggtctgctgtctggctctggtggtcttctacACCGCCGTGGAGATCTTCTGTCCCGTCTTctctgccctggtgggctcctgtccCGTcagctccgccctggtgggcacCAGGTCTGTCGGCTCCGCCCAGGTTTCCTGCTGTGCCGGCTCTACCTCGATCCCAGACCATTCCACTtccacatggacctggccctccatccctccccctgttccgcctccgctccacctccctcctggattataGATTGTGTGGAgagtctggaagccgctctttgggggtgggctctgtcacgaatccagtctgcacttccattcaccctccaccagaggtcactcgctcaccacatggacttcacaccatacataacactggacttcatttcccatcatccaacattgatcacagctgtcaccaatcactcattgcactaatcacacacacacctgatcccacacacacactgatcacacaccttatataa